In Cetobacterium sp. ZOR0034, a single window of DNA contains:
- a CDS encoding AAA family ATPase, with protein MESKKLPIGVSDFKELIEENYYYIDKTGFIEEILEKRAKVTLICRPRRFGKTLNMSTLKYFLDRKNAEENNQLFRGLNIEKSKYMAEAGKYPVIFLTMKGINGENYSKFLQKFSSVLSDLYNDYEDLRESLNLKEKMYFDKVWLGESDTDLTRALKFLSDIVYKYSGIKPVLLIDEYDSPMIVAHEKGYYEEVKELIGDFYGEALKDAPISFAVVTGILRVAKESIFSSLNNLKVSTLLTNNYNHFGMTEGEVETILKYYGLETELDLAKSWYNGYTFGNEKVYNPWSILNHCENGDLISYWVNT; from the coding sequence ATGGAGAGCAAAAAATTACCAATCGGTGTGAGTGACTTTAAAGAGTTAATAGAAGAAAACTACTATTACATTGATAAAACAGGATTTATAGAGGAAATTTTAGAGAAAAGAGCTAAGGTCACATTAATTTGTAGACCAAGAAGATTTGGTAAGACTCTGAATATGAGTACTTTGAAATACTTTTTAGATAGAAAAAATGCAGAGGAGAATAATCAACTTTTTAGAGGTTTAAATATAGAAAAGAGTAAATATATGGCTGAGGCAGGAAAATATCCAGTTATATTTTTAACTATGAAGGGGATTAATGGAGAGAACTATTCTAAATTTTTACAAAAGTTCAGCTCGGTTTTGAGTGATTTATATAATGACTATGAAGATCTTAGAGAGTCACTTAATCTGAAAGAGAAGATGTATTTTGACAAAGTTTGGTTAGGAGAATCCGATACAGATTTGACAAGAGCTTTAAAATTTTTGAGTGATATTGTATATAAATATTCTGGAATAAAGCCAGTGCTACTAATAGATGAGTATGATTCGCCAATGATAGTGGCTCATGAAAAAGGTTATTATGAAGAGGTGAAAGAGCTGATAGGGGATTTTTATGGTGAAGCCTTAAAGGATGCACCAATCTCTTTTGCAGTAGTAACTGGGATTTTGAGAGTGGCAAAAGAATCTATATTTTCTAGTTTAAATAATTTGAAAGTTTCTACGCTATTAACAAATAATTACAATCATTTTGGAATGACAGAGGGTGAAGTAGAAACTATTTTAAAATATTATGGATTAGAAACAGAGCTCGATTTAGCTAAGAGTTGGTATAACGGTTATACTTTTGGAAATGAAAAAGTGTATAACCCTTGGAGTATATTAAATCACTGTGAGAATGGAGATTTAATATCTTACTGGGTAAATAC
- a CDS encoding autotransporter domain-containing protein has product MIREERVLKRFLKRKVSFNVSVLVCFLITGTLLYSNSEIVVDGKEFVNDLLITSDQNYSIGISGMNKAEIINSESGRIVLNGINSVGMSGNFSTLINRGEIETTADGALGMQLTTSSNGRNEGTIKTNGVNAMGVLILSNSKFENVGTIEVTGDAFDNHSVNSGIDVQGTATGVNNGYIKTTGEASFGIRNSGIGINGKDGVIETEGKYGTGIYGQINEDRDQGIIKNYGKVLTKGEMATGMNIDRGTMSNFGAVETTGYAAAGLRISNGVGLNEKGGFILTNGEAAKGIVVDVYRENEESEVINRGTVETAGVGANGIDSTFSTVQNDGNIYTSGQGARGITLKNSEGTNGIDGHIKTEGDRANGMDVRGGSTGSNYGKIETSGDRAKGVSVNSTAYTIKRMYENGVTTEEIFTSEKGATFVNEVEGKIITKGDKAYGVYLDSYLADDDVYRLAEELGVTLDEIDIKKAEFVNNGKIETHGEKAYGIYSSNSIATNNGSIHTRGKGAYGIYAENYSVINHNGSIHVNDPNAYGIVYDSTSTVNISKNAEIKVNGNSSNAIYMVEGLKRTLNDEKSILNSYGDITVEGDGAKGIVLSGKGEAINSGNIDLVGIDVVGMLGVGKDSTVTNSGTIALNLEDKSIAMKGESGALIKNEGTIKLKDFSEETITQKQLDTILNVDSESTLINSGVVFNSENKVVIAAGESVGESIENIEKDEVLKSDETLTITGERLEGVLNQSENFVEEPDKYLLSVNSSELNLSGTVNAGQNAIEILENSKVNFSGSVNSLGIAFELEGAELNSEGGNIVGDIVLNETNKITLSNTEIEGNILGNSGSSSDIVIENNTSLKGDILLGDGDDSLKIDSSSGNLLLSSTTIDGGLGKDNLTIGTEGELTIVKANISNFDENRYVGDVYIESSAKIVSEDIELNGSGNIKISANSNLVLGVGTSGENSLDSIEGNSITSEEGGKLILHSEDLVLDSEGTFRVDLIGTEVVLEDEDILASQFIYNVSQVESGVLEFSMKELQEIGMDSKYQDIYNSIISSDSLGDLNSLYLGNEKEFERILAGIMYKTPYTYSLKMSSDVSKTWMDAVRGFDGEVKVGEWRTKGQALGFKDSFDGEYGHESQFAGLLALGEYGIDENTGVGIAFGGGSGKVNLDETASKLESDNFYLGVFSRREIGQFKISGSLGYGKDRYESERVLENKVDYFKFDEKYDVDVLSLGVEGSYNHNISNGLSLEPKVGFRYSYISGESIDEKSEKMSMKADSLKGDIFEGEVGIQLQKEIAQYQGIKGQIFLGVGYSYLFGDTEAGVDARIGDGSRFSLEGPDFGGSKCNLTIGTELMSESGYSYGVSFTYGVGDDMQSVSGGVSLGYIF; this is encoded by the coding sequence ATGATTAGAGAGGAAAGAGTGTTAAAAAGATTTTTAAAAAGAAAGGTTTCATTTAATGTTAGTGTGTTGGTGTGTTTTTTAATAACAGGGACACTTCTATATTCAAATTCAGAGATTGTTGTAGACGGAAAGGAATTTGTGAATGATTTATTAATAACATCAGATCAAAACTATAGTATAGGAATATCTGGTATGAATAAAGCTGAGATTATAAACTCAGAGTCTGGAAGAATAGTTCTAAATGGTATTAATTCAGTTGGTATGTCGGGTAATTTTTCTACCTTAATAAATAGAGGTGAGATAGAAACAACAGCAGATGGAGCTCTTGGAATGCAATTAACAACTAGTAGTAATGGAAGAAACGAGGGAACTATAAAAACAAATGGAGTAAATGCTATGGGAGTTCTTATACTTTCTAACTCTAAGTTTGAAAATGTAGGAACAATTGAGGTTACAGGGGATGCCTTTGATAACCACAGTGTAAACTCAGGTATAGATGTTCAAGGTACAGCTACCGGGGTAAATAATGGATATATTAAAACAACAGGAGAGGCTTCTTTTGGAATAAGAAATAGTGGAATTGGAATAAATGGAAAAGATGGTGTTATAGAAACCGAAGGTAAATATGGAACGGGGATTTATGGTCAAATCAATGAGGACCGGGATCAAGGCATTATTAAAAACTATGGAAAAGTTCTAACAAAAGGTGAAATGGCCACAGGAATGAATATCGACAGAGGAACTATGAGTAACTTTGGAGCTGTAGAAACAACGGGATATGCAGCAGCAGGACTTAGAATAAGTAATGGGGTTGGATTAAATGAAAAAGGTGGTTTTATTCTTACAAATGGAGAAGCAGCCAAAGGAATTGTTGTGGATGTATATAGAGAGAATGAAGAATCAGAAGTTATCAATAGAGGAACAGTAGAAACAGCAGGAGTAGGAGCTAACGGTATAGATAGTACATTCTCGACAGTTCAAAATGATGGAAACATATATACAAGTGGTCAAGGTGCAAGAGGTATTACTCTTAAAAACTCAGAGGGGACAAATGGGATTGATGGACATATAAAAACCGAAGGTGATAGAGCAAATGGTATGGATGTCAGAGGTGGTTCAACAGGAAGTAACTATGGAAAAATAGAAACAAGTGGTGATAGAGCAAAAGGAGTAAGTGTAAATTCTACTGCCTATACTATAAAAAGAATGTATGAGAATGGAGTTACAACTGAAGAGATATTTACATCAGAAAAAGGAGCTACTTTTGTAAATGAAGTTGAAGGAAAAATAATAACGAAGGGTGATAAAGCCTACGGAGTTTACTTAGACAGCTATTTAGCTGATGATGATGTATACAGATTAGCCGAAGAGCTTGGAGTAACTTTAGATGAGATAGATATAAAAAAAGCTGAGTTTGTAAATAATGGAAAAATAGAAACTCATGGCGAAAAAGCTTATGGAATCTACTCTTCAAATTCAATAGCTACAAATAACGGTTCTATTCACACTAGGGGAAAGGGAGCTTATGGTATCTATGCAGAGAACTACTCAGTTATAAACCACAATGGAAGCATACATGTAAATGACCCAAATGCTTATGGGATAGTTTATGATTCAACTTCAACAGTGAATATATCTAAAAATGCAGAGATAAAAGTGAATGGAAACTCATCTAACGCTATCTATATGGTTGAGGGATTGAAGAGGACTTTAAATGATGAAAAATCTATATTGAATAGCTATGGAGATATCACTGTTGAAGGAGATGGAGCTAAAGGAATTGTTTTATCTGGAAAAGGTGAAGCTATAAATAGTGGAAATATAGATCTTGTCGGTATTGATGTAGTTGGTATGCTTGGAGTTGGGAAAGATTCAACTGTGACGAATTCAGGAACAATAGCTTTAAACTTAGAGGATAAAAGTATAGCTATGAAGGGTGAGAGTGGTGCTTTAATAAAAAATGAGGGAACTATAAAATTAAAGGATTTTTCTGAAGAAACAATAACACAAAAACAGTTAGATACTATTTTAAATGTAGATTCTGAGAGTACATTAATCAACAGTGGAGTTGTGTTTAACTCAGAGAATAAAGTTGTAATTGCAGCTGGTGAATCAGTAGGAGAGAGTATAGAAAATATAGAGAAAGATGAGGTTTTAAAATCTGATGAGACTTTAACTATAACGGGGGAAAGATTGGAAGGAGTTTTAAATCAAAGTGAGAATTTTGTGGAAGAACCTGATAAATATCTTTTATCTGTAAACTCTTCTGAGTTGAATCTATCTGGAACTGTAAATGCAGGACAGAATGCTATAGAGATTTTAGAAAATTCAAAAGTTAACTTCAGCGGAAGTGTAAATAGTTTAGGAATAGCTTTTGAATTAGAAGGAGCAGAATTAAACTCTGAAGGTGGAAATATAGTTGGAGATATAGTTTTAAATGAAACTAATAAAATTACTTTATCAAACACTGAGATAGAGGGAAATATACTAGGAAACTCAGGTAGCTCTTCAGATATAGTTATAGAAAACAACACATCTTTAAAAGGGGATATATTATTAGGGGATGGAGATGACAGTTTAAAAATTGATTCATCTTCAGGAAATCTACTATTATCTAGTACGACGATAGATGGAGGACTTGGAAAGGATAATTTAACGATAGGAACTGAAGGAGAGCTGACTATTGTTAAGGCCAATATAAGTAACTTTGATGAGAATAGATATGTAGGGGATGTCTATATTGAATCGTCAGCAAAGATTGTATCTGAAGATATAGAACTTAATGGAAGTGGGAATATAAAAATATCTGCGAATAGTAATTTAGTTTTAGGAGTGGGGACTTCTGGAGAAAACTCACTTGATTCTATCGAAGGAAATAGTATTACATCAGAAGAAGGGGGAAAACTTATACTTCATAGCGAAGATTTAGTTTTAGATAGTGAGGGTACTTTCAGAGTGGATTTAATAGGAACAGAAGTAGTCTTAGAGGATGAGGATATCTTAGCTTCACAGTTTATTTACAATGTATCTCAAGTTGAAAGCGGAGTTTTAGAATTTTCTATGAAAGAACTTCAAGAGATTGGAATGGATTCGAAGTATCAGGATATATATAATAGTATAATATCTTCTGATAGTTTAGGAGATTTGAATTCTCTTTATCTTGGAAATGAAAAGGAGTTTGAAAGAATCTTAGCAGGAATAATGTATAAAACACCTTACACTTACTCGTTAAAGATGAGTTCGGATGTTTCGAAGACTTGGATGGATGCGGTTCGAGGTTTTGATGGGGAAGTGAAGGTTGGTGAGTGGAGAACGAAGGGGCAGGCTTTAGGATTTAAAGATAGCTTTGATGGCGAGTATGGGCATGAAAGTCAATTTGCAGGACTTCTTGCACTTGGTGAGTATGGAATAGATGAAAACACTGGAGTTGGAATAGCTTTTGGTGGAGGTTCTGGAAAAGTTAATTTAGATGAGACTGCATCTAAATTAGAAAGTGATAATTTCTATCTGGGGGTATTTTCAAGAAGAGAGATTGGGCAGTTTAAAATATCTGGATCTCTTGGATATGGAAAAGATAGATATGAAAGTGAAAGGGTTTTAGAAAATAAAGTTGATTATTTCAAGTTTGATGAAAAGTATGATGTAGATGTTTTAAGTCTTGGAGTTGAAGGAAGTTATAATCATAATATCTCAAACGGATTGAGCTTAGAGCCAAAAGTTGGATTTAGATATAGCTATATATCTGGAGAATCGATAGATGAAAAAAGTGAGAAAATGTCTATGAAGGCGGATAGTTTAAAGGGGGATATATTTGAAGGTGAAGTTGGAATTCAGCTTCAAAAAGAGATAGCTCAATATCAAGGTATAAAAGGACAGATATTCCTAGGGGTGGGATATTCATATCTGTTTGGTGATACTGAAGCAGGAGTAGATGCTAGAATTGGAGACGGAAGTAGATTTAGCTTGGAAGGACCTGACTTTGGTGGTTCGAAATGCAACCTTACTATAGGAACGGAACTGATGAGTGAGAGTGGATATAGTTATGGAGTTAGTTTTACTTATGGAGTAGGAGATGACATGCAGAGTGTATCTGGAGGGGTATCTTTAGGGTATATATTTTAA